The following proteins are encoded in a genomic region of Roseinatronobacter sp. S2:
- a CDS encoding ABC transporter transmembrane domain-containing protein: protein MSDTSISSDTRAKSRNLGALHGLWPFMRPYRGLLAAAILALVATATIMLILPLAVRRVVDGFEAREMELLNQYFGGALGLAVLLAIGTGLRYYLVTRLGERIVVDIRKTLFARVIDRSPAFYERIMTGEVLSRLTTDTTLIQSVIGSSVSIALRNALMLLGGLVLLGLTSAKLTGFVLLMVPAIIIPIVIMGRKLRKLSRENQDWIAASSGNASEALLSVQTVQANTHEAASRAAFDRVSEISFDVARKRILTRAVLTVIVIFLVFAGILGTLWVGARDVSAGVMTPGELAQFVIYAVIVAGSVGALSEIWSELQRAAGATERLVELMTAIDSIQDPAAPLPLPRPTRGEVRFENVRFHYPTRPGQQALDDVSLTIAAGETVALVGPSGAGKTTILQLLMRFYDPLGGHIRIDGQDLRDMARTDFRRALALVPQDPVIFATSAMDNIRFGRPGASDSEVIAAAKAANADMFLNRLPDGYMTELGERGVMLSGGQKQRVAIARAILRDAPILLLDEATSALDAESEAAVQRAVDHLSRDRTTIVIAHRLATVKQADRIIVFDEGRITATGTHDELVAQGGLYARLARLQFTSERAA from the coding sequence ATGAGCGACACATCAATTTCTAGCGATACGCGCGCCAAATCCAGAAATCTGGGGGCGTTGCATGGGTTGTGGCCGTTCATGCGCCCCTATCGCGGGTTGCTTGCGGCCGCTATTCTGGCGCTGGTGGCGACCGCGACCATCATGTTGATATTGCCGCTGGCAGTGCGGCGGGTCGTGGACGGGTTCGAAGCGCGCGAAATGGAATTGCTGAACCAGTATTTCGGCGGCGCATTGGGGCTGGCGGTGCTTCTGGCCATAGGAACGGGGCTGCGGTATTATCTGGTCACACGACTGGGGGAACGCATCGTTGTGGACATCCGCAAAACGCTGTTTGCCCGCGTCATCGACCGCAGTCCCGCATTTTACGAACGCATCATGACTGGCGAGGTGCTGTCGCGCCTGACCACCGACACCACGCTCATTCAATCGGTCATCGGGTCTTCGGTGTCCATTGCCCTGCGCAATGCACTGATGCTGCTGGGCGGGTTGGTGCTGCTGGGGCTGACATCGGCCAAGCTGACGGGTTTTGTGCTGCTGATGGTGCCTGCCATCATCATCCCCATCGTCATCATGGGCCGCAAGCTGCGCAAGCTCAGCCGCGAGAATCAGGACTGGATTGCCGCCAGTTCGGGCAATGCATCCGAAGCGCTTCTGTCGGTGCAGACCGTTCAGGCCAACACCCATGAAGCCGCCAGCCGCGCCGCCTTCGACCGTGTCAGTGAAATCAGCTTCGACGTGGCGCGCAAACGCATCCTGACCCGCGCGGTGCTGACTGTCATTGTCATCTTTCTGGTCTTTGCCGGCATTCTGGGCACGCTTTGGGTCGGGGCGCGCGACGTCTCGGCCGGCGTCATGACACCGGGCGAGCTGGCGCAATTCGTGATCTACGCAGTAATTGTCGCAGGGTCCGTCGGGGCCTTGTCGGAAATCTGGTCCGAATTGCAGCGCGCGGCCGGTGCGACCGAACGCCTTGTTGAATTGATGACCGCGATTGACAGCATCCAGGACCCTGCCGCCCCCCTGCCCCTGCCCCGCCCGACCCGTGGCGAGGTGCGCTTTGAAAATGTGCGCTTCCACTACCCCACACGCCCCGGCCAACAGGCCCTGGATGATGTATCGCTGACAATTGCAGCCGGTGAAACCGTGGCACTTGTCGGCCCCTCTGGCGCGGGCAAAACCACGATCCTGCAACTGTTGATGCGGTTTTACGACCCGCTCGGCGGGCATATCCGCATTGATGGTCAGGACTTGCGCGATATGGCCCGCACGGACTTCCGGCGCGCCCTCGCACTGGTGCCACAAGATCCGGTCATCTTTGCGACCTCGGCCATGGACAATATCCGCTTCGGGCGTCCCGGTGCCTCCGACAGCGAAGTGATTGCCGCGGCCAAGGCTGCCAATGCCGATATGTTTCTGAACCGTCTGCCCGACGGATACATGACCGAACTGGGCGAACGCGGTGTCATGCTGTCGGGCGGCCAGAAACAGCGCGTCGCCATCGCGCGCGCCATCCTGCGCGACGCCCCCATCCTGCTGCTCGATGAAGCCACCAGCGCGCTTGACGCCGAATCTGAAGCCGCCGTGCAACGCGCTGTGGATCACCTGTCACGCGACCGCACCACAATCGTCATCGCCCACCGGTTGGCCACCGTCAAACAGGCCGACCGCATCATCGTCTTTGACGAAGGGCGCATCACTGCCACCGGCACACATGATGAACTGGTGGCACAGGGCGGGCTTTATGCGCGACTGGCACGCTTGCAGTTCACGTCCGAACGCGCCGCCTGA
- a CDS encoding DUF3422 family protein — MPPIADHLHRYALVNELHARPATKVVPPGVAVFLAVKPESGAAKRDRDKDRAHLLALLDRHGAGHPAPEATHHSADIGRHHLKWESHTEFVTYTAFEQGVPKRPFDPDSFDVFADDWLEQAPGSRLTSILFQIETMPEDPAEITAKLQDWFVPESLAAACVLDGTAVIASDFRIDRAGHIRMAVFVKPGTGGRRVGRILQRLCEIETYKTISMLGLLRARSLSSQMGVLDDQLTQLSRAMNTPGTGSDETLEALLRISSELENMMVESAFRFAATGAYEALVHQRIEVLREDRFEGRQSLREFMTRRYDPAMRTVKSTEARLTRLAERAMRAGQLLRSRVDVERSAQNQRLLESMDRRADMQLRLQHTVEGLSVVAISYYAINLVAYLVLPVTEPLGLSKPVTMAVLVPVVVLGVWAMVRGIRRKFE, encoded by the coding sequence ATGCCCCCCATTGCCGACCATCTGCACCGCTATGCGCTTGTCAATGAACTGCACGCGCGCCCTGCAACCAAGGTCGTCCCGCCCGGCGTGGCGGTGTTTCTGGCGGTGAAGCCCGAAAGCGGTGCGGCCAAGCGTGACCGCGACAAGGATCGCGCGCATTTGCTGGCACTGCTGGACCGCCACGGTGCGGGCCATCCCGCACCGGAAGCCACGCATCATTCCGCCGATATTGGCCGCCATCATCTGAAATGGGAAAGCCATACGGAATTCGTGACCTACACGGCCTTTGAACAAGGGGTGCCCAAACGCCCGTTCGACCCCGACAGTTTTGATGTTTTCGCCGATGACTGGCTGGAACAGGCGCCCGGGTCGCGCCTGACATCAATCCTGTTCCAGATAGAAACCATGCCCGAAGACCCCGCCGAAATTACCGCAAAACTGCAAGACTGGTTCGTTCCAGAAAGCCTTGCTGCGGCCTGTGTTCTGGATGGAACGGCGGTGATTGCCAGTGATTTCCGCATTGACCGTGCGGGTCATATCCGCATGGCGGTGTTCGTCAAACCCGGCACGGGCGGGCGGCGCGTGGGGCGCATTTTGCAACGCCTGTGCGAGATTGAAACCTATAAGACCATATCGATGCTGGGGTTGCTGCGGGCGCGGTCGCTGTCGTCACAGATGGGGGTGCTGGATGACCAGTTGACGCAGTTGTCCCGTGCCATGAACACACCCGGAACAGGGTCGGATGAAACGCTGGAGGCGTTGCTGCGCATCTCCAGCGAGTTGGAAAACATGATGGTGGAAAGCGCGTTTCGCTTTGCCGCGACAGGGGCTTACGAAGCTTTGGTGCACCAGCGTATCGAAGTTCTGCGCGAAGACCGGTTCGAGGGGCGCCAGTCCTTGCGCGAATTCATGACCCGCCGCTATGACCCTGCCATGCGTACTGTCAAATCGACTGAGGCGCGGCTGACGCGGCTGGCCGAACGGGCCATGCGCGCGGGGCAGTTGCTGCGCTCGCGCGTGGATGTGGAACGATCAGCCCAGAACCAGCGCCTGCTGGAAAGCATGGACCGGCGCGCGGATATGCAATTGCGCCTGCAACACACGGTTGAAGGGTTGTCGGTGGTGGCGATCAGCTATTACGCGATCAATCTGGTGGCCTATCTGGTGCTGCCGGTGACAGAGCCTTTGGGCCTGTCAAAACCTGTGACAATGGCAGTTCTGGTGCCTGTGGTGGTGCTGGGCGTTTGGGCCATGGTGCGCGGGATCAGGCGGAAGTTTGAGTAA
- a CDS encoding Ig-like domain-containing protein: MKSVNFKIIVITAGTIMLATSVQAACTGSNGRGWASGSGDGKFEMLASDRACSIPFPNFIVGERRTPATEVALTTAPRNGTVGIAAGQGLVYTPNAGFKGNDRFCTRNTTPAFAGQSLSGCITVTVK, encoded by the coding sequence ATGAAAAGTGTAAATTTCAAAATCATCGTGATCACGGCAGGCACCATCATGCTTGCGACATCGGTTCAGGCGGCCTGCACAGGAAGCAATGGGCGGGGTTGGGCCAGCGGATCTGGTGATGGAAAATTCGAAATGCTGGCCTCTGACAGGGCGTGCAGCATCCCTTTTCCAAACTTCATCGTGGGTGAAAGACGCACCCCGGCAACCGAAGTCGCGTTGACCACCGCACCCAGAAACGGCACGGTTGGGATCGCAGCGGGACAGGGGCTGGTCTACACCCCTAACGCCGGCTTCAAGGGGAACGACAGGTTCTGCACGCGCAACACAACACCAGCTTTTGCAGGTCAGTCGCTGTCTGGCTGCATTACCGTTACGGTGAAATAG
- a CDS encoding NAD(P)(+) transhydrogenase (Re/Si-specific) subunit beta produces the protein MDFGFTVAAYAVATVLFVLSLGGLSGQESAKRAIWYGIAGMTVAVLAMLVGPGSGMWGLTVVLIAIGGIVGWQLATRVQMTQMPELVAFMHSLVGLAAVLVGLNAHLEIDRVAQVFAENALPFPQPEGLMSVPAYELWLSLSNFAAIIGKKTAVEVTILRVELMIGIWIGAVTFTGSIIAYGKLAGRVDTAAKQLPGGHMLNAGAAILSVVFAGLYLAFAESAGASIFMLIVLTALALFIGYHLIMGIGGADMPVVVSMLNSYSGWAAAAIGFSLGNELLIVVGALVGSSGAILSYIMCKAMNRSFISVILGGFGGTSGPQMAVEGEQIAIDAGGVAAALNDADSVVIVPGYGMAVAQAQQTVSELTRKLRAKGKNVRFAIHPVAGRLPGHMNVLLAEAKVPYDIVLEMDEINDDFPSTDVVIVIGSNDIVNPAAQDDPNSPIAGMPVLEVWKAKQVFVSKRGQGTGYSGIENPLFYKDNTRMFYGDAKASVDSLLPMID, from the coding sequence ATGGATTTCGGATTTACAGTTGCGGCCTATGCGGTTGCGACAGTTCTCTTTGTCCTGTCGCTTGGCGGTCTGTCAGGGCAGGAAAGCGCGAAACGCGCAATCTGGTATGGCATTGCGGGCATGACTGTGGCCGTGCTGGCCATGCTGGTCGGCCCCGGTTCGGGCATGTGGGGGCTGACTGTCGTGCTGATCGCAATCGGCGGCATTGTCGGCTGGCAGCTTGCGACCCGCGTGCAGATGACACAAATGCCGGAACTTGTGGCCTTCATGCACTCGCTGGTGGGTCTGGCCGCCGTGCTGGTGGGGTTGAACGCGCATCTGGAAATTGATCGCGTGGCGCAGGTGTTCGCCGAAAACGCCTTGCCCTTCCCGCAGCCAGAGGGGCTGATGTCAGTCCCCGCCTATGAACTGTGGCTAAGCCTGAGCAATTTTGCAGCCATCATCGGCAAGAAAACCGCTGTCGAGGTGACAATTCTGCGGGTTGAGTTGATGATCGGCATCTGGATCGGGGCGGTCACCTTCACCGGGTCGATCATTGCCTATGGCAAACTGGCGGGCCGCGTGGACACAGCCGCCAAACAACTGCCCGGCGGGCATATGCTGAACGCGGGTGCGGCGATCCTGTCGGTTGTTTTCGCGGGGCTGTATCTGGCCTTTGCCGAAAGTGCGGGCGCGTCGATCTTCATGCTGATCGTGCTGACAGCGCTGGCGTTGTTCATCGGCTATCATCTGATCATGGGCATTGGCGGGGCCGATATGCCGGTGGTGGTGTCCATGCTCAACAGCTATTCCGGCTGGGCGGCAGCGGCCATCGGCTTCAGCCTTGGCAATGAATTGCTGATTGTTGTGGGCGCGCTTGTGGGCAGTTCGGGCGCAATCCTGAGCTATATCATGTGCAAGGCCATGAACCGCAGCTTCATCAGCGTCATTCTTGGCGGCTTTGGCGGCACATCCGGCCCGCAGATGGCGGTCGAGGGCGAGCAGATCGCCATTGACGCAGGCGGCGTGGCCGCGGCCCTGAATGACGCAGACAGCGTGGTCATCGTGCCAGGTTACGGCATGGCGGTCGCGCAAGCGCAGCAAACCGTGTCGGAACTGACCCGCAAGCTGCGTGCCAAAGGCAAGAATGTGCGTTTCGCCATTCACCCCGTTGCGGGGCGTTTGCCGGGGCATATGAACGTCCTGCTGGCCGAGGCCAAGGTGCCCTACGACATCGTGCTGGAAATGGACGAGATCAATGACGACTTCCCGTCCACGGATGTGGTGATCGTCATCGGGTCCAATGACATCGTGAACCCTGCCGCACAAGACGACCCCAACAGCCCCATTGCCGGTATGCCGGTTCTGGAAGTCTGGAAGGCCAAACAGGTCTTCGTGTCCAAACGCGGGCAGGGGACAGGGTATTCGGGCATTGAAAACCCGCTGTTTTACAAGGACAACACGCGGATGTTCTATGGCGACGCGAAAGCATCTGTCGACAGCCTGCTGCCGATGATCGACTGA